A single window of Halotalea alkalilenta DNA harbors:
- a CDS encoding flavin reductase — MQQSVLEQESPRLAVPDRQHFRDAMARLGAAVNLVTSDGEMGRAGFTATAVCSVCDTPPTLLVCLNRSASAHPMVIGNGKLCVNVLAGGQAALAERFGGKTPMSERFLEGRWRSLDNGTPALEGALVSFACRISRVIAEGSHDVLICPVEEIHSQAAPAASLHYYQRRFHRLEAE; from the coding sequence ATGCAGCAGAGCGTTCTCGAGCAGGAGTCCCCCCGTCTGGCGGTGCCCGACCGACAGCACTTTCGCGATGCGATGGCGCGGCTCGGCGCTGCGGTCAACCTGGTCACCAGCGACGGTGAAATGGGCCGGGCCGGTTTCACCGCCACGGCGGTGTGCAGCGTCTGCGACACGCCGCCGACTCTCTTGGTCTGTCTCAATCGTAGCGCCTCGGCGCATCCGATGGTGATCGGCAATGGCAAGCTCTGCGTCAACGTGCTCGCCGGCGGGCAGGCGGCGCTGGCGGAGCGCTTCGGCGGCAAGACGCCGATGTCCGAGCGTTTTCTCGAAGGGCGCTGGCGCTCGCTCGACAATGGCACGCCAGCGCTCGAGGGCGCGCTGGTCAGCTTCGCCTGCAGGATATCTCGGGTCATCGCCGAGGGCAGCCACGACGTGCTGATCTGCCCAGTGGAGGAGATCCACTCGCAAGCCGCGCCCGCGGCTTCGCTGCACTATTACCAGCGGCGCTTCCATCGGCTCGAGGCCGAGTAG
- the tusA gene encoding sulfurtransferase TusA — protein sequence MSEPFEADDVLDTSGLYCPEPIMLMHNKVRDLGSGKLLRVIATDPATTRDIPQFCAFLGHQLLEQREEDGHFEYLLRLA from the coding sequence ATGAGCGAGCCGTTCGAGGCCGACGATGTGCTTGATACCTCCGGGCTCTACTGCCCGGAGCCGATCATGCTGATGCACAACAAGGTGCGTGACCTAGGCAGCGGCAAGCTGCTCAGGGTGATCGCCACCGATCCCGCCACTACCCGCGACATTCCGCAGTTCTGCGCCTTTCTCGGCCACCAGCTGCTCGAGCAGCGCGAAGAGGATGGGCATTTCGAATACCTGCTGAGGCTTGCCTGA
- the rutD gene encoding pyrimidine utilization protein D, giving the protein MLHYEWLGSRDPEAPVVVMSAGLGGAGAYWHPQVEALGARFRVLLYDQLGTGQSAAVLPEGYSVENMAEELIELAESLGLERFDFVGHAFGGLVGLWLARKRPALVRRLVVAGGWVSLDSHSRRCFDARIALLTKVGARAYLAAQPIFLFPADWLSANAERVDREQASQLAHFPGAGNVLKRIEALAGFDARGWIAEIETPTLVITARDDVLVPWTASRRLAELMPQGRFECLDYGGHACSVTASDEFDRRLVEFLQS; this is encoded by the coding sequence ATGCTCCACTACGAATGGCTCGGCAGTCGGGACCCCGAGGCGCCGGTGGTGGTGATGTCGGCCGGTCTCGGCGGTGCCGGCGCCTACTGGCATCCGCAGGTCGAGGCGCTCGGTGCTCGCTTCCGGGTCTTGCTCTACGACCAGCTCGGCACCGGCCAGAGCGCTGCGGTGCTGCCTGAAGGCTATAGCGTCGAGAACATGGCCGAGGAGCTGATCGAACTCGCCGAATCGCTCGGTCTGGAGCGGTTCGACTTCGTCGGTCACGCCTTTGGCGGGCTGGTCGGGCTGTGGCTCGCGCGTAAGCGCCCGGCGCTGGTCAGGCGGCTGGTGGTGGCGGGCGGCTGGGTGAGCCTGGACAGCCACAGCCGGCGCTGCTTCGATGCGCGTATCGCGCTGCTCACCAAGGTTGGTGCCAGGGCCTACCTGGCCGCGCAGCCGATCTTCCTGTTCCCGGCCGACTGGCTCTCGGCCAACGCCGAGCGGGTCGATCGCGAGCAGGCCAGTCAGCTGGCCCATTTTCCCGGCGCCGGCAACGTACTCAAGCGGATCGAGGCGCTGGCGGGGTTCGACGCACGTGGCTGGATCGCAGAGATCGAGACGCCGACGCTGGTGATCACCGCTCGCGACGACGTGCTGGTGCCGTGGACCGCTTCCCGGCGCCTCGCCGAACTGATGCCGCAGGGGCGCTTCGAGTGTCTCGACTACGGCGGCCACGCCTGCAGCGTCACCGCGAGCGACGAATTCGACCGGCGGCTGGTCGAGTTCCTTCAATCCTGA
- the rutR gene encoding HTH-type transcriptional regulator RutR, producing MNQLPSLPQRSARRRPRASELKRAAIIDAALAEFSRYGLHGARVETIAELAGISKTNLLYYFSSKEILYVEVLKRILDQWLAPLKALSAEQEPLEAIDAYLSAKLAAARDQPEASRLFCLEMMQGAPLIAPVLDGELKQLVDEKSEVIAGWIEQGRLAPVDPRQLLYLLWAATQHYADFATQVRALSGSGLEDPDFFATALATLRRAVLEGLKPRDG from the coding sequence ATGAACCAGCTTCCTTCCCTCCCCCAGCGCAGCGCTCGCCGCCGCCCGCGCGCCAGCGAACTGAAGCGCGCCGCTATCATCGACGCCGCGCTGGCGGAGTTCTCGCGCTACGGTCTCCATGGTGCCCGGGTCGAGACCATCGCCGAGCTGGCCGGCATCTCGAAGACCAACCTGCTCTACTACTTCTCTTCCAAGGAGATCCTCTACGTCGAGGTGCTCAAGCGGATCCTCGATCAGTGGCTGGCCCCGCTCAAGGCGCTGAGCGCCGAGCAGGAGCCGCTCGAAGCGATCGATGCCTATCTCAGCGCCAAGCTCGCCGCCGCCCGCGACCAGCCCGAGGCATCGCGGCTGTTCTGCCTGGAAATGATGCAGGGTGCGCCACTGATCGCGCCGGTACTCGATGGCGAGCTCAAACAGCTGGTCGATGAGAAGAGCGAGGTGATCGCGGGGTGGATCGAGCAAGGCCGGCTGGCGCCGGTCGACCCGCGTCAGCTGCTCTATCTGCTCTGGGCGGCGACCCAGCACTACGCAGACTTCGCGACGCAGGTCCGGGCGCTATCCGGCAGCGGGCTCGAAGACCCCGACTTCTTCGCCACGGCGCTTGCCACCCTGCGCCGTGCCGTGCTCGAAGGGCTGAAACCGCGCGACGGCTGA
- a CDS encoding DUF4168 domain-containing protein: MKRTTAIISATLLTTGAVAAPAVFAQEAAPQSGAAAQSAPAQQNFSDQQLQDFASASQEIASISQSYTDRLQSAGSDEDQVRQVREEANEKMVQAVQDSGLQVEEFNQIGQAIQQDPELLQRVQAMVQEQ; the protein is encoded by the coding sequence ATGAAACGGACCACCGCCATCATCTCAGCAACCCTGCTCACCACTGGTGCAGTCGCCGCTCCCGCGGTCTTCGCCCAGGAGGCGGCCCCGCAGAGCGGTGCCGCGGCCCAGTCCGCTCCCGCACAGCAGAACTTCAGCGATCAGCAGCTGCAGGACTTCGCTTCCGCTTCTCAGGAGATCGCCTCGATCTCGCAGAGCTATACCGATCGCTTGCAGTCCGCGGGCAGCGATGAGGACCAGGTCCGCCAGGTTCGCGAAGAGGCCAACGAAAAAATGGTTCAGGCTGTCCAGGACAGCGGCCTCCAGGTCGAGGAATTCAACCAGATCGGCCAGGCCATCCAGCAGGATCCGGAACTGCTTCAGCGCGTCCAGGCCATGGTGCAGGAGCAGTAA
- the rutB gene encoding pyrimidine utilization protein B, with protein sequence MSGVVRPEFIPAGRGLTLAARPEPLVFDPASTALIVVDMQNAYATPGGYLDLAGFDVSHTGPVIEKIKQSVAAARAAGITVIYFQNGWDPDYVEAGGPGSPNWHKSNALKTMRANPGMPQKLLSKGDWDFELVEALKPEPGDIVMHKPRYSGFFNTPLDSTLRSRGIRTLVFTGIATNVCVESTLRDGYFLEYFGVLLEDAAHQAGPRAAHEAAVYNVETFFGWVSNVETFCNALVTSPRLETQQA encoded by the coding sequence ATGAGCGGAGTCGTTCGTCCCGAGTTCATCCCCGCCGGCCGTGGGCTCACGCTCGCCGCCCGTCCCGAGCCGCTGGTGTTCGACCCGGCGAGCACGGCGCTGATCGTGGTCGACATGCAAAACGCCTACGCCACCCCGGGCGGCTATCTCGACCTCGCCGGCTTCGACGTCAGCCACACGGGGCCGGTGATCGAGAAGATCAAGCAGTCGGTAGCCGCCGCCCGCGCCGCGGGAATCACGGTGATCTATTTCCAGAACGGCTGGGACCCTGACTACGTCGAAGCCGGTGGCCCCGGTTCGCCGAACTGGCACAAATCCAATGCGCTCAAGACCATGCGCGCCAACCCCGGGATGCCGCAGAAGCTGCTCTCCAAGGGCGATTGGGACTTCGAGCTGGTCGAGGCGCTCAAGCCCGAGCCCGGCGACATCGTGATGCACAAACCGCGCTACAGCGGGTTCTTCAACACCCCGCTGGACAGCACGCTGCGCTCGCGAGGCATCCGCACCCTGGTGTTTACCGGAATCGCCACCAACGTCTGCGTCGAATCGACCCTGCGCGACGGCTACTTCCTCGAGTACTTCGGCGTACTGCTCGAGGATGCCGCTCACCAGGCGGGCCCGCGCGCCGCCCATGAGGCCGCGGTCTATAACGTCGAGACGTTCTTCGGCTGGGTCTCCAACGTCGAGACCTTCTGCAACGCCCTCGTCACTTCGCCGCGGCTGGAAACCCAGCAGGCTTGA
- a CDS encoding TatD family hydrolase, protein MHPLPDALRFCSPEPLIDIGANLTHESFDKDRDAVLARALEAGVEALVLTGTDRHSIEGALALIEARHDPSPRLFATAGVHPHHAADWGNEYAELIREALDRPGMVAVGECGLDFNRDFSPRDAQRRAFEAQLEIAAERRLPMFLHERDASTTMLEMLRSWRDDIEDAVVHCFTGDRQTLYAYLDLDLHIGLTGWLCDERRGLQLRELVGEIPLERLMIETDCPYLLPRNLPAKLKGRRHEPALLPWIAREIAGLRGLDEATLAGAATRTTQRFFRLDSITQLTAIGASR, encoded by the coding sequence CAAGGATCGCGACGCGGTGCTCGCTCGCGCCCTCGAAGCAGGGGTGGAAGCGCTGGTGCTGACCGGAACCGATCGCCACAGCATCGAGGGCGCGCTGGCGCTGATCGAGGCTCGCCATGATCCCTCCCCGCGGCTCTTCGCCACCGCCGGTGTCCACCCCCACCACGCCGCCGACTGGGGAAACGAGTATGCCGAGCTGATCCGCGAAGCCCTCGACCGGCCCGGCATGGTCGCCGTCGGCGAGTGCGGGCTCGACTTCAATCGCGATTTCAGCCCACGCGATGCTCAGCGCCGTGCCTTCGAGGCACAGCTCGAGATCGCCGCCGAGCGGCGCCTGCCGATGTTCCTGCACGAAAGAGACGCCTCTACGACGATGCTGGAGATGCTGCGCAGCTGGCGCGACGACATCGAGGATGCCGTGGTCCACTGCTTCACCGGTGACCGGCAGACGCTCTATGCCTATCTCGATCTCGACCTGCACATCGGCCTGACCGGCTGGCTGTGCGACGAACGACGGGGTTTACAGCTGCGCGAACTGGTGGGCGAGATTCCACTCGAAAGGCTGATGATAGAGACCGACTGTCCCTACCTGCTGCCGCGCAACCTGCCAGCCAAGCTCAAGGGACGCCGGCACGAGCCGGCGCTGCTGCCGTGGATCGCCCGCGAGATCGCGGGGCTGCGCGGCCTCGACGAGGCGACTCTCGCCGGCGCCGCCACCCGGACCACGCAGCGCTTCTTCCGACTGGACAGCATCACGCAGCTTACTGCGATAGGAGCAAGCCGATGA
- a CDS encoding MATE family efflux transporter → MASLSPALPRIDRIRASRYLCRLALPICGAQLAQIGVSTSGIVMAGRSSTVDLAAVSIGASLWVPLMLFMSGTMIGLTAVVAQLLGAGQVERIRVQVHQAGWIALAMGLIAACALSWLPSAVFALMDIPAEIATAAEAYLLAVAFGMPALAGYQALRAYSDGFNHTRPALWFSLLGLAVHLPLGLWLIFGGAGVPPLGALGCGIATAVSMWASLFGMLAYTKRARIYQRVALWRGLTAPQPAQLFALLRLGLPIGVAIFAEVTMFAVVALLIATYGTVVIAAHEVALNFTSILFMMPLAVGMALTIQVGTRLGEGRPGAASQEAWNGLWIALAAALANALVVVLFARQVAALYSTEPAVIELAVELLYLAVLFQVSDALQIGIAGALRGYKDTRAVMLITLFAYWVAGLGSGLAFGRGVPGVFDGLGVHGFWIGLIVGLSTAAALLALRLNWVSRRRLDDPTPHRPTPAPPPST, encoded by the coding sequence TTGGCGTCTCTTTCCCCCGCGCTGCCCCGCATCGATCGCATCCGCGCCAGTCGCTATCTGTGCCGGCTGGCGCTGCCGATCTGCGGTGCCCAGCTGGCGCAGATCGGGGTCAGCACCAGCGGCATCGTGATGGCAGGCCGTTCGAGCACCGTCGATCTCGCCGCAGTGTCGATCGGCGCGAGTCTCTGGGTACCGCTGATGCTGTTCATGAGCGGTACCATGATCGGGCTCACCGCGGTGGTCGCTCAGCTGCTTGGCGCAGGCCAGGTCGAGCGGATCCGCGTGCAGGTCCACCAGGCGGGCTGGATCGCGCTGGCGATGGGGTTGATCGCAGCCTGCGCGCTGTCCTGGCTGCCATCCGCGGTGTTCGCGCTGATGGACATACCAGCGGAGATCGCCACTGCCGCCGAGGCCTATCTGCTCGCCGTCGCCTTCGGCATGCCGGCGCTGGCCGGCTACCAGGCGCTGCGCGCCTATTCGGACGGTTTCAACCACACCCGTCCGGCGCTCTGGTTCAGCCTGCTCGGCCTCGCGGTTCATCTTCCCCTCGGGCTATGGCTGATCTTCGGCGGCGCCGGTGTACCGCCGCTGGGCGCGCTGGGCTGCGGCATCGCCACTGCGGTCTCGATGTGGGCGAGCCTGTTCGGCATGCTGGCCTACACCAAGCGCGCGCGAATCTACCAGCGGGTGGCGCTGTGGCGCGGATTGACCGCGCCCCAGCCGGCCCAGCTCTTCGCCCTGCTGCGCCTGGGGCTTCCGATCGGGGTGGCGATCTTCGCCGAGGTGACCATGTTCGCGGTGGTCGCGCTGCTGATCGCGACCTACGGCACCGTCGTGATCGCAGCCCACGAGGTGGCGCTCAATTTCACCTCGATCCTGTTCATGATGCCATTGGCGGTGGGCATGGCACTGACCATCCAGGTCGGCACCCGGCTCGGCGAGGGGCGCCCTGGGGCGGCGAGCCAGGAGGCCTGGAACGGGCTTTGGATCGCGCTGGCCGCGGCACTCGCCAATGCCTTGGTGGTGGTGCTGTTCGCACGCCAGGTAGCCGCGCTCTACTCCACCGAACCGGCGGTGATCGAACTGGCGGTGGAGCTTTTGTACCTGGCGGTGCTGTTCCAGGTCTCGGACGCACTGCAGATCGGCATCGCCGGTGCCCTGCGCGGTTACAAGGATACCCGCGCGGTGATGCTGATCACGCTGTTCGCCTACTGGGTCGCGGGCCTCGGCAGCGGCTTGGCGTTCGGCCGAGGCGTACCGGGGGTGTTCGACGGCCTCGGCGTCCATGGCTTCTGGATCGGCCTGATCGTCGGACTCTCCACCGCAGCGGCCTTGCTCGCCCTGCGCCTCAACTGGGTCTCTCGACGCCGTCTCGATGACCCGACCCCGCATCGGCCCACTCCAGCGCCCCCGCCTTCGACCTAG
- the rutA gene encoding pyrimidine utilization protein A: protein MKVGVFIPIGNNGWLISENSPQYKPTFELNREVVQRAEKHGLDFALSMIKLRGFGGKTEFWDHNLESFTLMAGLAAVTSRIQLYATAATLVMPPAIVARMAATIDSISNGRFGLNLVTGWQKPEYSQMGLWPGDEYFSKRYAYLDEYVQVLKELCRDGKSDFKGEFFEMDDCRLSPRPREDMKLICAGQSDAGMAFSARHADFNFCFGKGINTPTAFAPAAERMHAAAEAAGREVKSFALFMVISAETDDEARAKWEYYKEGADEEALAWLTDQASKDTRSGGDTNVRQMSDPTSAVNINMGTLIGSYEHVARMLDEISEMPGVEGVLLTFDDFIEGVETFGQRIQPLMRCRQSAVAAARAEAPIEEAAQ from the coding sequence ATGAAAGTTGGTGTCTTCATTCCGATCGGCAACAACGGCTGGTTGATCTCCGAGAACTCTCCCCAGTACAAGCCGACCTTCGAGCTCAACCGGGAAGTGGTGCAACGCGCGGAAAAACACGGCCTGGACTTCGCTCTGTCGATGATCAAGCTGCGCGGATTCGGCGGCAAGACCGAGTTCTGGGACCACAATCTCGAATCGTTCACGCTGATGGCCGGGCTCGCCGCGGTCACCTCCCGGATCCAGCTCTACGCCACCGCCGCCACCCTGGTGATGCCGCCGGCGATCGTCGCGCGGATGGCGGCGACGATCGATTCGATCTCCAATGGCCGTTTCGGCCTCAACCTGGTCACCGGCTGGCAGAAGCCCGAGTACTCGCAGATGGGGCTGTGGCCGGGCGATGAGTACTTCTCCAAGCGCTACGCCTATCTCGACGAGTACGTCCAGGTGCTCAAGGAGCTCTGCCGCGATGGCAAAAGCGACTTCAAGGGCGAGTTCTTCGAGATGGACGATTGCCGGCTGAGCCCGCGCCCGCGTGAGGACATGAAGCTGATCTGCGCCGGGCAGAGCGATGCGGGAATGGCTTTTTCCGCCCGTCACGCCGATTTCAACTTCTGTTTCGGCAAGGGCATCAATACGCCGACCGCCTTCGCTCCCGCCGCCGAGCGCATGCACGCCGCCGCCGAAGCGGCCGGACGCGAGGTGAAGAGCTTCGCGCTGTTCATGGTGATCAGCGCCGAGACCGACGACGAGGCGCGGGCCAAGTGGGAATACTACAAGGAGGGGGCCGACGAGGAGGCGCTCGCCTGGCTCACCGACCAGGCCAGCAAGGATACCCGTTCAGGTGGCGACACCAACGTACGCCAGATGAGCGACCCGACCTCCGCGGTCAACATCAACATGGGCACGCTGATCGGCTCCTACGAGCATGTGGCGCGGATGCTCGACGAGATCAGCGAGATGCCGGGGGTCGAAGGGGTACTGCTGACCTTCGATGATTTCATCGAAGGGGTGGAGACCTTCGGCCAGCGGATCCAACCGCTGATGCGCTGTCGCCAGAGCGCCGTCGCTGCCGCGCGGGCCGAGGCGCCGATCGAGGAGGCCGCACAATGA
- the rutC gene encoding pyrimidine utilization protein C has protein sequence MPKQVVIPPGTTTPIAPFVPGTLADGVVYVSGTLPFDADNNVVHVGDPAAQTRHVLETIKTVIETAGGNMADVTFNSIFITDWAHYAAINQVYAEYFPGDKPARFCIQCGLVKPDALVEIATIAHIGTAGSGA, from the coding sequence ATGCCCAAGCAGGTCGTCATTCCTCCTGGTACCACTACGCCGATCGCTCCCTTCGTCCCGGGCACGCTGGCCGATGGCGTGGTCTATGTCTCCGGTACCCTGCCGTTCGACGCAGACAACAATGTGGTTCACGTCGGTGACCCAGCGGCTCAGACGCGCCATGTGCTCGAGACGATCAAGACCGTGATCGAAACCGCCGGCGGCAACATGGCGGACGTCACCTTCAATTCGATCTTCATCACCGACTGGGCCCATTACGCGGCGATCAACCAGGTCTACGCCGAGTATTTTCCCGGCGACAAGCCGGCGCGTTTTTGCATCCAGTGCGGCTTGGTGAAGCCCGATGCACTGGTCGAGATCGCTACCATCGCCCATATCGGCACCGCCGGGAGCGGGGCCTGA
- the rlmM gene encoding 23S rRNA (cytidine(2498)-2'-O)-methyltransferase RlmM has product MQDQVPPLVASEWLLYCRPGFESDLAAELADRLGEAPLRYAAEPGAGHVRAVSVDGSPVNPLQRSLPLEATVFARQSLVALPPLETLSRDDRISPIVAQVVASGWSFESLMFEAPDTNDGKALAGLGKALARPLESLFRKRGALRRSAGARRLHLFWTAGDRVQLGLSFPGNRSEHPGGILRLKFPPHAPSRSTLKLEEAWHQFLPRSRWEEALAPGSTAADLGAAPGGWTWQLVQRGMQVYAIDNGPMDKALMRTGMVEHLREDGFKWSPPGTLDWLVCDIVDRPSRVIEMVSRWLTQRWCRFSVFNLKLPMNRRWQEVDACLGRLRDQLDSAGVDYRLHCRHLYHDREEVTVFVELR; this is encoded by the coding sequence ATGCAAGACCAAGTTCCCCCCTTGGTGGCCAGTGAATGGCTGCTCTATTGCCGACCCGGCTTCGAGTCGGATCTTGCCGCCGAGCTTGCCGATCGCTTGGGCGAGGCGCCGCTACGCTATGCCGCCGAGCCGGGGGCGGGCCATGTGCGTGCGGTCAGCGTCGACGGCTCGCCGGTCAATCCGCTGCAGCGCAGCCTGCCGCTCGAGGCGACGGTGTTCGCCCGCCAGTCGCTGGTCGCGTTGCCGCCGCTCGAGACGCTTTCGCGTGACGACAGGATCTCACCGATCGTCGCCCAGGTAGTGGCCAGCGGCTGGAGCTTCGAGTCGCTGATGTTCGAAGCCCCTGACACCAACGACGGCAAGGCGCTCGCCGGGCTGGGAAAAGCCCTGGCCCGTCCGCTCGAGAGCCTGTTCCGCAAGCGGGGGGCGCTGCGCCGAAGCGCCGGAGCCCGTCGCTTGCACCTGTTCTGGACCGCGGGCGACAGGGTCCAGCTGGGGCTGAGCTTCCCTGGCAATCGCAGCGAGCACCCGGGAGGCATACTGAGGCTCAAGTTTCCTCCCCACGCGCCGAGCCGCTCGACGCTCAAGCTCGAGGAGGCGTGGCATCAGTTCCTGCCGCGCAGCCGTTGGGAGGAGGCGCTGGCGCCCGGCTCCACCGCCGCCGATCTCGGCGCCGCCCCCGGCGGCTGGACCTGGCAGCTGGTCCAGCGCGGCATGCAGGTCTATGCGATCGACAATGGCCCGATGGACAAAGCGCTGATGCGCACCGGCATGGTCGAGCACCTGCGCGAGGATGGCTTCAAGTGGTCGCCGCCGGGAACGCTCGACTGGCTGGTGTGCGATATCGTTGATCGCCCGTCGCGGGTGATCGAGATGGTGTCCCGCTGGTTGACCCAGCGCTGGTGCCGCTTCTCGGTGTTCAACCTTAAGCTGCCGATGAACCGCCGCTGGCAGGAGGTCGACGCCTGTCTCGGCAGGCTGCGCGATCAGCTCGATTCCGCAGGGGTCGACTATCGGCTGCACTGCCGTCATCTGTACCACGACCGCGAAGAAGTGACGGTGTTTGTCGAGCTGCGCTGA
- a CDS encoding NCS1 family nucleobase:cation symporter-1 has protein sequence MTTSISRQQVSTLIERDGQVELHPGDDLFDSPRYSLDLAPTRISERRWNTWHVAALWTSMAICVPTYTLGGVLTAYFGLSVFEALMAILLANLIILIPLTLNAVAGTRYGVPFPVLLRSSFGITGSNVPALIRALVACGWFGIQTMFGGMAISLLFGALSESWRSLGSAGDVIGFVLFGAMNLYVVIRGFESIKWLETLSAPVLLLVSLALLWWALGKVSVAELLASPPTRPAGESTVGHFLAGVTAMVGYWATLSLNIPDFSRYVKSQRAQVVGQIMGLPLTMFLFAALGVVMTAASPTLVGYTISDPVTLIGAIGEPWLVIVAMILIILATLSTNTAANVVSPTNDLQNLAPRLISRNRAVMLTGLIGLLLMSHELLKRLGVIVSDVSVEAIYSNWLLAYSSLLGPIAGVMVVDYFVVRKQRLDVIGLYRDGVYPAWNAAGFIAFCIPAGLSLIAIATGRLGWFYDYGWFTGSISGGLLYWACDKFSRRRAVSGVASNA, from the coding sequence ATGACCACTTCGATTTCGCGGCAGCAGGTCTCCACGCTCATCGAGCGAGATGGCCAGGTCGAGCTACACCCTGGTGATGATCTGTTCGACAGCCCGCGCTACAGCCTCGATCTGGCGCCGACCCGGATCAGCGAGCGGCGCTGGAATACCTGGCACGTCGCGGCGCTTTGGACCAGCATGGCGATCTGCGTGCCGACCTACACCCTTGGCGGCGTGCTCACCGCCTATTTCGGGCTCAGCGTGTTCGAGGCGCTGATGGCGATTCTGCTCGCCAACCTGATCATTCTGATCCCACTGACGCTCAACGCGGTGGCGGGCACTCGCTACGGGGTGCCCTTTCCGGTACTGCTGCGCAGCTCCTTCGGCATCACCGGCTCCAACGTACCGGCGCTGATTCGCGCGCTGGTCGCCTGTGGCTGGTTCGGCATCCAGACGATGTTCGGCGGCATGGCGATCAGCCTGCTGTTCGGCGCGCTGTCCGAGAGCTGGCGCTCGCTCGGCTCCGCCGGCGACGTGATCGGCTTCGTGCTTTTCGGTGCGATGAACCTCTACGTGGTGATTCGCGGCTTCGAGTCGATCAAGTGGCTGGAAACGCTCTCGGCGCCGGTGCTGCTGCTGGTCTCGCTGGCGCTCCTTTGGTGGGCGCTGGGTAAGGTCTCGGTCGCTGAGCTTTTGGCCTCGCCGCCGACCCGGCCGGCAGGGGAGAGCACGGTGGGGCACTTCCTCGCCGGGGTGACCGCGATGGTGGGCTACTGGGCGACGCTTTCGCTGAACATTCCCGACTTCAGCCGCTACGTCAAAAGCCAGCGTGCCCAGGTGGTCGGGCAGATCATGGGGCTGCCGCTGACGATGTTCCTGTTCGCCGCGCTCGGAGTAGTGATGACCGCGGCTTCGCCGACGCTGGTCGGCTACACGATCTCCGATCCGGTCACCCTGATCGGTGCGATCGGTGAGCCATGGCTTGTGATCGTCGCGATGATCCTGATCATTCTCGCCACGCTCTCGACCAATACCGCCGCCAACGTGGTGTCGCCGACCAACGACCTGCAGAACCTCGCGCCTCGGCTGATCAGCCGCAACCGCGCGGTGATGCTGACCGGACTGATCGGCTTGCTGCTGATGAGCCACGAGCTGCTCAAGCGGCTCGGCGTGATTGTCTCCGACGTGAGCGTCGAGGCAATCTACTCCAACTGGCTACTGGCCTATTCGAGCCTGCTCGGGCCGATCGCCGGGGTGATGGTGGTCGACTACTTCGTGGTGCGCAAGCAGCGCCTGGACGTGATCGGGCTCTATCGCGACGGCGTCTATCCGGCCTGGAATGCCGCCGGCTTCATCGCCTTCTGCATCCCCGCGGGGCTCAGTCTGATCGCGATCGCCACCGGCCGGCTCGGCTGGTTCTATGACTATGGCTGGTTCACCGGCTCGATCAGCGGCGGGCTGCTCTACTGGGCCTGCGATAAGTTTTCGCGCCGGCGCGCGGTGTCCGGGGTTGCCTCGAACGCTTGA
- a CDS encoding elongation factor P hydroxylase, whose amino-acid sequence MSPTLSISQCSEDEQLEALIALFDAIFADTYATRLVRGGSEPLYCPRDAGHPYHRIIFAHGFFASALHEISHWCIAGPQRRMLEDYGYWYLPDGRDRDQQQAFEAAEVAPQAVELLLTEACRRRFNVSADNLGGSVEVDREAFRLRVEARAAWLRTNGLSPRAAALHRALGIRFGEGASFERARDQARAMLEAAGMPA is encoded by the coding sequence ATGAGCCCAACCCTGTCCATTTCCCAATGCAGTGAAGATGAGCAGCTCGAGGCGCTGATCGCGCTGTTCGATGCGATCTTCGCCGACACCTACGCCACGCGCCTGGTTCGCGGCGGCAGCGAGCCGCTCTACTGCCCGAGGGACGCCGGGCACCCGTACCATCGGATCATCTTCGCCCACGGTTTCTTCGCCAGCGCCCTGCATGAGATCAGTCACTGGTGCATCGCGGGGCCGCAGCGACGAATGCTCGAGGATTACGGCTACTGGTACCTGCCGGACGGGCGCGACCGAGACCAGCAGCAAGCCTTCGAGGCCGCCGAGGTCGCCCCTCAGGCGGTGGAGCTGTTGCTCACCGAGGCCTGCCGGCGACGCTTCAACGTCAGCGCCGACAACCTGGGCGGCAGCGTCGAGGTCGATCGGGAGGCGTTCCGGCTGCGTGTCGAGGCTCGTGCGGCTTGGCTACGTACGAATGGCCTCTCTCCCCGCGCCGCCGCGCTGCACCGTGCGCTCGGGATCAGATTTGGCGAGGGCGCGAGCTTCGAACGCGCTCGCGACCAAGCTCGGGCAATGCTCGAAGCGGCAGGGATGCCGGCCTGA